In Fusarium oxysporum f. sp. lycopersici 4287 chromosome 4, whole genome shotgun sequence, a genomic segment contains:
- a CDS encoding salicylate hydroxylase, with the protein MAKQDSSLDVVIIGAGLAGLLAARVLREKHNVKVYERSSSPIEVGAAINVGPNGVRILDTLGFDRSRAGSLPVAATKVFTKEGHLQLNENNNYVDKYGADWLFQHRADLRGEFLRLATEDTGVSGIAGRPAEVLWDQKVIDIDPEEGQITLASGEQVKADLVIAADGIKSMVRPYVIGDAVFQTARPSGLSAFRFTLELHDIKAALEQLPDILQRDKPTCLSMVYSFDNTMRSVVMYPCRNFELLNFVCIVPDSSLKEKTTESWTASGDKKELMSLFSDFPSWVHDYFRIAKNIKLWQLRDQDPLPTYIRGRTVLIGDAAHAMTPHQGQGGTQAVEDAEGFRLFLQQGIASEHVPELLQDFDSVRRPRASQIQNNTRKAKNKRTAEEVYMFEKINWTYGGIIEELKAAKEAAAICRNK; encoded by the exons ATGGCTAAGCAGGACAGTTCCCTTGACGTGGTTATCATTGGCGCCGGGCTCGCCGGGTTGTTAGCCGCCCGAGTACTACGCGAAAAGCACAACGTCAAAGTATACGAGCGGTCATCTTCGCCAATCGAGGTTGGTGCCGCTATCAACGTTGGGCCAAATGGTGTTCGGATCCTCGACACCCTTGGTTTCGACCGTTCCAGGGCTGGATCACTTCCTGTTGCGGCTACCAAGGTCTTTACAAAGGAGGGCCATCTCCAGTTGAATGAGAATAACAACTATGTGGATAAATATGGCGCTGACTGGCTCTTTCAACATCGAGCAGACTTGAGAGGGGAGTTTCTTCGGTTGGCGACTGAGGATACTGGCGTTTCGGGTATAGCAGGGAGACCGGCTGAGGTGCTTTGGGATCAGAAGGTTATCGACATCGATCCAGAAGAGGGTCAAATCACACTGGCATCGGGTGAACAGGTCAAAGCAGATCTTGTGATTG CTGCGGATGGCATCAAGTCCATGGTGAGGCCATACGTAATCGGCGATGCTGTGTTCCAGACAGCTAGGCCATCTGGTCTATCAGCCTTTCGTTTCACTTTGGAGCTTCACGACATTAAAGCAGCTCTAGAGCAACTACCAGATATTTTGCAACGTGATAAGCCTACATGCTTGTCTATGGTGTACTCTTTCGACAACACCATGCGATCTGTTGTTATGTATCCCTGCAGGAACTTTGAACTTCTTAACTTTGTATGCATTGTTCCAGATAGTAGCCTGAAGGAGAAAACAACAGAGTCTTGGACGGCTTCCGGGGATAAGAAGGAACTTATGTCGCTATTTTCAGACTTCCCCTCTTGGGTGCACGATTATTTTCG GATCGCAAAGAACATTAAACTCTGGCAGCTTCGAGACCAGGACCCGTTACCGACCTACATTCGTGGTCGAACAGTTTTGATTGGCGATGCGGCCCATGCTATGACGCCTCACCAAGGACAGGGCGGAACACAGGCCGTGGAAGACGCAGAGGGGTTTCGGCTGTTCCTCCAACAAGGTATCGCCAGCGAGCATGTTCCTGAGCTGCTTCAAGACTTTGATTCTGTCCGCCGGCCGCGCGCAAGCCAGATCCAGAATAATACTAgaaaggccaagaacaagaggaCTGCCGAAGAGGTGTATATGTTTGAGAAGATAAATTGGACCTATGGTGGTATTattgaggagctcaaggctgcGAAAGAGGCTGCAGCTATTTGTAGAAATAAATAG